Within the Nocardioides humi genome, the region CGAGGCGTTCCCGCTCGACCCGTGGTCGGATCGCCTCGTGGGCGAGGGCGTCTCCGGCACCTTGCCGACGGTCCGCTTCGTCGTCGCGGAGCGGGACGGCGGGTTCGCCGGGTACGCCGTGGTGAGCGTGGTCGACGTCGACGCCGAGCTGCAGCGGATCGCCGTGCCGGTGCCGCTGCGCCGCGCGGGCGTGGCGACGGCGCTGCTGGCGGCCGTCCACGCGGTGGCGGCGGAGGGCGGCGCGCAGCGGCTGCTGCTGGAGGTGCGCGAGGACAATCTGTCGGCCCGCCTGTTCTACGAGCGGCACGGGTTCGCCGAGCTCGGGCAGCGGCCGCGCTACTACCGCGACGGGACCACGGCGCTGGTCCTCGCCGTGGCGCTGTGACGGACCTCGATCAGGGCACGAGGCGGGACGGGATCACGGTGACCTCGAAGGGCGCCGAGGCCGTCCACTCCTCGTCACCGCTGATCGCGGCGACCGCCTGGTAGCGGCCCTCCCGGAGCTCCCAGACAGTGAGGCTCACGTCACCGTCGGGATCGACCACCCAGTACGACGGCACACCGGTCCGCTCGTAGATCGCCTTCTTCTGCCGCAGGTCGCGGCGGCGGGTGGTGGGGGAGAGGATCTCGATCGCGAGCAGCGGGGCACCGACCAGGCCCCGGTGGTCGAGCAGGGCGGGATCGACCACGACCAGGTCGGGCTCCAGCACCGAGAAGTCCTTCTCCAGCTCCACGTCGAACGGCGCGTGGTAGAGGTGCAGGTCGCGCGGACAGTGGGTCTTCAGCAGCACGACCAGGCTGACCGAGATGTACTGGTGCCGGGGAGCCGGCGCGGCGGACACGACGATCTCACCCTCGACCAGCTCGTAGCGCCTGCCGTCGTCCGGCATCGCATCGAGATCCGCCCGCGTCGCGGGTCTGCCGAGCGCCGGTGTCGTCATGATCACCATGGTGCATCACTCCTGTCGGGTTCGCATCCGTCATGCCGGCATCCTGCATTCCGGGGCCGACCTTCGGTGCCCGCGTGGACAGGCCCTGTGGACAACCGGCTTCGGGCGCGCCCTGTGGACGAGAAGTGGCCACTGCCGGCCCATCGGGCAGGATGAGGCTGTGAGTCAGGACGAGCCGCTGGTGCTGGGCATCGAGACGTCGTGCGACGAGACCGGCGTCGGCATCGTCCGGGGCCGGACGCTGCTCGCCGATGCCGTGGCCAGCAGCGTCGAGGAGCACGCGCGGTTCGGGGGCGTCGTACCGGAGGTGGCGAGCCGGGCGCACCTCGAGGCGATGGTGCCGACCATCCAGCGCGCCTGCGACACCGCCGGGGTGGCACTGACCGACGTGGACGCGATCGCGGTCACCCACGGCCCCGGCCTCGCCGGTGCGCTGCTCGTGGGAGTCGCGTCCGCCAAGGCGCTCGCGCTCTCGCTCGACAAGCCGATCTACGGCGTCAACCACCTCGCCGCCCATGTCGCGGTCGACCAGCTCGAGCACGGCCCGCTGCCCGAGCCGTGCCTGGCGCTGCTGGTCTCCGGGGGCCACTCCAGCCTGCTGCGGGTCACCGACATCACCGGGGACGACGGCGGCGTGGACCCGATGGGCGCCACCATCGACGACGCCGCGGGCGAGGCCTTCGACAAGGTCGCACGGCTGCTCGGCCTGCCCTTCCCCGGCGGTCCCCACATCGACCGGGCGGCCCGCGAGGGCGACCAGGTCGCCATCGACTTCCCGCGCGGCCTCACCGGCCGGCGCGACCTGGAGCGGCACCGGTTCGACTTCTCCTTCTCCGGGCTCAAGACCGCCGTCGCCCGCTGGGTCGAGGCCCGCGAGCGCTCCGGCGAGCCGGTGCCCGTCGCCGACGTCGCCGCGTCCTTCCAGGAGGCCGTCTGCGACGTGCTGGTCCGCAAGGCGCTCGACGCCGCCTCCTCCGAGGGCATCGAGGACCTGATGATCGGCGGCGGCGTGGCCGCCAACTCGCGGCTGCGCGCCCTCGCCGAGGAGCGGGCCGGCCGGCTGGGCATCCGGGTCCGCGTCCCGCGCCCGGGCCTGTGCACCGACAACGGGGCCATGGTCGCCGCCCTCGGCGCCACCATGGTCGAGCGCGGCCGGAGGCCGTCCCCGCTCGACCTGCCCGCCGACTCCAGCCTCCCCGTCACCGAGGTGCTCGCGGGCTGACGCCGCCGCTCAGAACGGCTCGACGAGCAGTGCCGTGCCCTCGCCCGCCACCCGGGTCAGCACGACGGTCGCCTCGGCGTCGCCGGACAGCGCCAGCCGCCGGCGCAGCGCCTCGGGGGTGACGTCCACGCCGCGCTTCTTGATCGTCAGCCGGCCGACCCCGCGCTCGCGCAGCGCCGCCTTGAGCTGCTTCTCGCGGTAGGGGAGCTCCTCGAGGACCCGGTAGCCGCGCGCGAACGGCGTACGGAAGGCGTCGTCGCCGGTGACATAGGCGATCCTCGGGTCGACCAGGCCGCCCGCGACGCCCGCGGCGACGGCGGTGACCAGGCCGGCGCGGATCACGGCGCCGTCGGGCTCGTAGAGGTACGCCCCGACCGCGCGGACCCCGACCGCGTCGGCACCCGGGTCGTCCTCGTCGGTGAGCGTCGCCAGGCCGCCGGGGCCGATCACGGTCGCGCGCCGGGCCACGGTCGCCGTACGCCCGGCCCAGAGCGCGGCCTCCTTGACCTCGCCCTCGTCGCTGACCCACTCGGCCTCGACGCCGTCGGGCACCAGGGCGTGGGGGATGCCGGGCGCGACCTTGACGCACGCGTCGCGGGCGAGCAGCCCCTGCACCCAGGTCCACGACGGGGTCCAGTCCTCGACCCGGAAGCTGCGCCCCGCGCCCGAGCGCCGGGCGGGGTCGGCGAAGGCCAGGTCGAAGCCGCGGTGGTCGACCTCGGTCGCGTCGGCCACCTGGACGGCGCCCGGCAGGCCCAGCGCGGCGAGGTTCGCCTCCGCCACCGCCACCCGCACCGGGTCCAGGTCGACGCCCGCGCACACGATCCCGGCCGTGGCCGCCGCCACCAGGTCGCCGCCGATCCCGCAGCCGAGATCGATCAGCGTCCGCGCCCCGAACGCCGCCGCCCGGCCGGCCCGGTGCTGCGCGACCCGCAGCCGGGTCGCCTGCTCGAGCGCGTCCGGCGTGAAGTACATCCGCGGCGCCAGGTCCGCGAACTTCGCCGCCGCCCGCTCCCGCAGCTCCACCTGGGTGAGCGCCGCCGCCGCCCGCTCCGGTGTCGTCGTACGACGCAGGGCGGAGGCCGCCGCGAGCGGCCCGCCGCCCTCGGCGACCAGGGCCGTGGCGTCGGCGAGCAGTGCCTGCCCCTCGTCGGTCAGCAGCCACCGGAAGTCGTCGAGGTCCACGCCCCGATCCTGTCAGAGGGCGCGGCTAGGGAGACGCGCCCTAGCTCGTGGAGACGAGCTCCTGCTCCGGCTCGTCGTCGCGCTTCTCGTCGCCGTGCCCGGGCCACCAGGCCGCGTGGCCGATGAGGGCGGTCAGCGCGGGGGTGAAGAACATCGACATCACGAAGGCGGCGACGAAGATGCCGAACGAGAGCGCGAAGCCCATCGAGACGATCAGCGTGTTGCCGCCCAGCATGAGGGAGGCGAAGGTGCCGGCGAGGATCACGCCCGCCGCGGCGATCGTCGGGCCGGCGTGCTTGATCGCCTCGGCGGCGGCCGCCCGCGGCTCGCGTCCCTCGCGGGCCTCCTCGCGCAGCCGCGCGATCATCAGGATGTTGTAGTCGGTGCCGAGCGCCGTCACGAACAGGTAGATGTAGATCGGCAGCATGAAGATCAGGCCGGGCTCGCCCTGGATGTGCTGGAACACGATCACCGTCGCGCCGAGGGTGGCGCCGAAGCCCAGGCCCACCGCGGCCATGAGATACCACGGGGCCACCAGGCTGCGCAGCAGCAGCGCCAGGATCAGCATGATGATCAGGGCCGCCACCGGGAAGACCACGGAGTAGTCGCGGGCCATCGCCTTCTGCAGGTCGGCGAAGACCGACGGGGTGCCGCCGACATAGGCCTCGGTGCCGTCGGGGGCGTTCTGGTGGGCAGCGTCGCGGATCGGTCCCTTGACGTCCTCCAGCGCCTGGTCGGAGACCGGGTCGCTGTCGAGGATCAGGGAGAACTGGTAGGCGCTCCCGTCCTCGGACGCCACCCCGGGTAGGCCTCGTCCACGCCGTGGGCGTCGGCCAGTGCCGACCGGAAGGACTCCAGCTGCGCGTCGTCGAGCGTCGTACCCTCCTCGACCGAGAGCAGGACCGGGACCGGCTCGCTCGCGCCGGCGGCGAAGTGCTCCTGGAAGGTGGTCAGGCCCTCCGTGGACTCGACGTCCTTGGGCAGGCTGGAGTTGAAGTCGAAGGACGCGTTGAAGCCGAGCGCGAAGACGGCGAGCGCCGCGAGCACCGCGCCGGACGCGCCGACGAAGGCGACCGGACGGCGGCCGACGGCGTCGCCGATCCGGCCGAACCGGGAGCCGGTGGGCTCCTCGCGCCACTTGCGCGACGGCCAGAACAGCGCCTTGCCGAGCAGGGTGACCACGGCCGGCACGAGGGTGAGCGCGGCGAGGAGGGTCACGGCGACCGCGATCGCGAGCGCCGGGCCGATCGCGCGGAAGATGCTCAGCGAGCTCAGCACGAGGGCCATGAAGGCCACGATCACGGCGCCTCCGGCGGAGGCGATCGCCTCGCCGGCCCGCTCGAGGGCGTGTGTGACGGCGGCTCGGGTCTCCGCGCCCTGCCGCATCCGCTCGCGGTAGCGGAACAGGAAGAACAGGATGTAGTCGGTGCCGATGCCGTAGAGGACGACGATCAGGATCACCTGGATCGAGGAGTCGGCCTTGAGGTCGAACATGTCGTTGGCCCAGGCGATCAGGCCGGTGGCGACCATCGACACGATGGTGACCACGACGATCGGCATCAGGCAGATGATGACGCTGCGGAAGATGATCGCGAGCAGCACGATGATGAGCACGATCGTGGCGCCGCCGACGATGGCCATCGTCTGCTCGGTGGACTCC harbors:
- a CDS encoding Uma2 family endonuclease; its protein translation is MTTPALGRPATRADLDAMPDDGRRYELVEGEIVVSAAPAPRHQYISVSLVVLLKTHCPRDLHLYHAPFDVELEKDFSVLEPDLVVVDPALLDHRGLVGAPLLAIEILSPTTRRRDLRQKKAIYERTGVPSYWVVDPDGDVSLTVWELREGRYQAVAAISGDEEWTASAPFEVTVIPSRLVP
- the tsaD gene encoding tRNA (adenosine(37)-N6)-threonylcarbamoyltransferase complex transferase subunit TsaD, whose product is MSQDEPLVLGIETSCDETGVGIVRGRTLLADAVASSVEEHARFGGVVPEVASRAHLEAMVPTIQRACDTAGVALTDVDAIAVTHGPGLAGALLVGVASAKALALSLDKPIYGVNHLAAHVAVDQLEHGPLPEPCLALLVSGGHSSLLRVTDITGDDGGVDPMGATIDDAAGEAFDKVARLLGLPFPGGPHIDRAAREGDQVAIDFPRGLTGRRDLERHRFDFSFSGLKTAVARWVEARERSGEPVPVADVAASFQEAVCDVLVRKALDAASSEGIEDLMIGGGVAANSRLRALAEERAGRLGIRVRVPRPGLCTDNGAMVAALGATMVERGRRPSPLDLPADSSLPVTEVLAG
- a CDS encoding MMPL family transporter, whose translation is MFGALGRLVSRHPWYVIGVWVVLAVVVITTAPALQSTSDQSEFLPDHYESIKAATLQADEFPGAVTPAAILVFERKDGKELTADDQAAVGEITTELGPKLGTETFVPTIFTTDATGQPNVSGDGLVQIAIVGLAEGATGFDTQAIDDGKDLREDLKPLVDGTDLKVQSTGSVLQGLDSQESTEQTMAIVGGATIVLIIVLLAIIFRSVIICLMPIVVVTIVSMVATGLIAWANDMFDLKADSSIQVILIVVLYGIGTDYILFFLFRYRERMRQGAETRAAVTHALERAGEAIASAGGAVIVAFMALVLSSLSIFRAIGPALAIAVAVTLLAALTLVPAVVTLLGKALFWPSRKWREEPTGSRFGRIGDAVGRRPVAFVGASGAVLAALAVFALGFNASFDFNSSLPKDVESTEGLTTFQEHFAAGASEPVPVLLSVEEGTTLDDAQLESFRSALADAHGVDEAYPGWRPRTGAPTSSP
- the rimI gene encoding ribosomal protein S18-alanine N-acetyltransferase — protein: MSTTVRAATAADVAAIVALEAEAFPLDPWSDRLVGEGVSGTLPTVRFVVAERDGGFAGYAVVSVVDVDAELQRIAVPVPLRRAGVATALLAAVHAVAAEGGAQRLLLEVREDNLSARLFYERHGFAELGQRPRYYRDGTTALVLAVAL
- a CDS encoding class I SAM-dependent methyltransferase; the encoded protein is MDLDDFRWLLTDEGQALLADATALVAEGGGPLAAASALRRTTTPERAAAALTQVELRERAAAKFADLAPRMYFTPDALEQATRLRVAQHRAGRAAAFGARTLIDLGCGIGGDLVAAATAGIVCAGVDLDPVRVAVAEANLAALGLPGAVQVADATEVDHRGFDLAFADPARRSGAGRSFRVEDWTPSWTWVQGLLARDACVKVAPGIPHALVPDGVEAEWVSDEGEVKEAALWAGRTATVARRATVIGPGGLATLTDEDDPGADAVGVRAVGAYLYEPDGAVIRAGLVTAVAAGVAGGLVDPRIAYVTGDDAFRTPFARGYRVLEELPYREKQLKAALRERGVGRLTIKKRGVDVTPEALRRRLALSGDAEATVVLTRVAGEGTALLVEPF
- a CDS encoding MMPL family transporter, translating into MASEDGSAYQFSLILDSDPVSDQALEDVKGPIRDAAHQNAPDGTEAYVGGTPSVFADLQKAMARDYSVVFPVAALIIMLILALLLRSLVAPWYLMAAVGLGFGATLGATVIVFQHIQGEPGLIFMLPIYIYLFVTALGTDYNILMIARLREEAREGREPRAAAAEAIKHAGPTIAAAGVILAGTFASLMLGGNTLIVSMGFALSFGIFVAAFVMSMFFTPALTALIGHAAWWPGHGDEKRDDEPEQELVSTS